The stretch of DNA CTCCAAGTAGTAAATGGtgtacagtttcttcttaaACTCGTCTGTTACGAACTCTGCATCCAGATCTTTGACGATAGCGTGCACAATATCGATCGACTCCAGTATCGCTGCTGCAACATTCGGTTGGTGTCCAGAGGGCTCTGGAAGAACGGATATGTGAGCGAGTAAAGCCCTTGCCCTCCACCAGTGTGCAACGGCTACAAGGGCCGGCGTCTCCGATTTAGAGATGACTGGGAGCGGGCTATTCTCGTGCGCTTGAACCTCGAAGAGCAGGCTCGGCTGCCGCGTTAATTGCTCGAGCAATAACAGCGCGATGACAAGGCATTCCGGATTGTCCATCAGTTCGTATGCGGATTGTCCGTGGACCGTTAGACTTTGCACGAACTGGCCGCGCACACTTCCCAAGTCGCATTTCGAGTACAACCTTTCCAACAAGGCTACTGGAACAGCAGGCCCCGTGTAGTTGTTCTGGATAAACGTCTGCAAGAGGGCAATAGTCAGCAGTAGCGTCCTGTTTGCCGTGTGTTCCGGGAACTTCGTTTTCAGGTGCAAGTTGAGCCTAGCCATCAGGGATTCCGAGGATGACTGTGTCCCGGAAGCCTCAATAGCTCCACTCGCCAGGTCCGCCCCATCATCGGTGATCAACCGATTGACCACTTTGTACGAATTACCGTCCGAGATGTCGCTAAACAGCTGCGAAACCTCCGAATCACCCCGCAGCGACTCTGGAATACTCGCACCAAGCAGCAAATAGCAATGCAGTGCCACCTCCATGTCTTCTTGTGTATATGTGTGTTATTCCGTTACTAAGTAGCAGGTACCAGGTGCATCGGTACTGCGATGCCCATCGACTGATGAACAGACGAGATCTCGATTTcacttgaaaaaattttcgaaCTTTTTGTGATGAAGAGAAGGGTCTTCGTAACGCGTCAGGTCGCCAAGGACGCGACTAGGACAGAATTTGGTACACAGCAAGATACACAGAGACCAATGGCAACATACCAATCATACACGGAGTACTCTAATATGCAAGGAGGTGGGTTTGAGAGCGGGGGCGACTCGAGACCCGGCACGTCGGATTCGTCAGCGGTGAGGAAGATGTCCACCCTGACGCCCGTGACGATCAAGCAGATACTTGAGTCGACGCAGGAGGTGCAGGATGGTCCCTTTGTTTCCCACGGGCAGGAGCTGCACCACATCAGTTTTGTCGGGGTGGTGCGGAACATTACGGACCACACCTCGAACATATACGTCACTGTGGAGGACGGATCCGGGCAGATAGAGGTACGGAAGTGGTCTGACGACGCTTCGGATATGTCCGCGCCAGACGCTATGGAGGACAGCAACGGCAACGATGGGGTCGGTTCGCAGATCGCGCAGCAGTTCACAATCGGCACGTACGTGAAAGTGTACGGTGCATTGAAGGAGTTTAGCGGGAAGAAGAACATTCAGTACGCAGTGATCAAGAACGTGGAATCCTTTAACGATGTCTTGACTCACCATTTGGAGGCGATCAAATGGCATGCCATCAGCACGGGCAAGCTACCTGACCCAACGGGTGTCTCCCCCCTAGGGGACAATGCTACTTCCGCTGCGAGTGGGGGGAACTCGGGCGGTNNNNNNNNNNNNNNNNNNNNCGCTGAGGGGAAAGACGTTGCTCCAACTCAGCTGGTCCTTGATTTCTGTAAGCAGCAGTGCAGAGGTAAGGACGCCAATTCATTTGCCGTGCCAATGCAACTGATTTCGCAAAATTTGAACATAGACGAGGAAACTGTACGGAACGTATGCGGGACATTGACAGAGCAAGGTTTTATATACCCTACGTTCGACGACACGCATTTCTTCGCGCTATGAATCCTTAAATACATCTCTATGTACTACTGGTTAGGGGGAGGGAATTGAGGATATTTGTAAAATCTTTAGTCGGGTGGAGTTGGCTTTCATGTTTTGAATGTTGGTTACGTTACGGCACCCTGACCTAGCTACATGGTTGAGGCGAGATATTGTAGAAGCAGATATGTCCAAAGTTATATACCATTCGAATAATATGTCTATCATATAGTAATCTTTACCTACTGAATCTCATGTATTAAAGAACCAAGGTCGCATGTTAGTTGGATACCGTCAGTTAGATATCGATTAATACGTTGTAGTTATATTGGATATCAGAATTACTTGTGGTCCCAGTAGAAGTTTGGCATTTGGAGGCATGTGGATAGCCCGTTATTCGGAAAGTATGTAAACTGCAAGGTATTTGCACCGACATTGAATCCAAAACCCAACAAACAACGAAGACTTAATCAAGCAAGTGCAGCAAATATGACTCGTATAATTGTGTGTATACTGTATATCAGAATATTAAACTGTCTTAACATATCTCTTTCAATCACAATTaactttagctcttacaaaGTATTTAAAGTTTTGCCGCTAAACTTTCAAATGACACAAAATGGAACCAGTTAATAAAAGAGACAGGTGGTGTAGAGACAGTTGTCGGGCCCTAAAGTTACTCTACGATAGTTCTAGTGTTTACGATGAGATTACTGAATGCATTCCCGCAAATAGTGTTTGTTTCGCTGCTCGCACGCGGCACCTCTGGCTCGAAACAGAGTGATCGTGGTGTACACCCGATTGAGACAATTGGGAACCATTTCATCGATTCTGTCACTGGGGAGCCCTTCTTTATAAGGGGACTCGCATACCAGCCCGGCGGGTCCGCAGAGGTTAACCGCGATTCGGACCCGCTATCAGACCCAGAGCTGTGTGCTCGTGATATCCCGCTGTTCCAGCAATTGGGTGTTAACACAATAAGAATATATTCGTTGAATCCACATTTGAATCACGACAAGTGCATGAGCATGCTCGCTGCAGCTGGGATATATTTGCTACTGGATGTAAACTCTCCCATGCAAACCCAACATCTGAATCGGTACGAACCGTGGACCACGTACAACGAGGACTATCTGTCTCATATTTTCCAGTTGGTGAAGCAGTTTTCAAGTTATCCAAATACTCTTGGCGTGTTTGCTGGCAATGAGGTCATTAACGACAAGAAATCCTCGGAGAAGTCCCCCCGGTATGTCAAGCAGGTCGTCGGAGATCTCAAAAAATTCGTCAAGTCGCACTGCGCGCGGAACATCCCCGTTGGCTACTCAGCAGCGGACGATTTGGACTACAGAGTGTCGTTGTCAAAATACCTAGAGTGCACTGAGGGCGACGACGATTACAGTGTCGATTTTTACGGGGTGAACTCCTACCAATGGTGTGGCCAGCAGACAATGGAGTCTTCAGGGTACAACGTGCTAGCGGATGCTTACAAGGATTACACCAAGCCGGTGCTCCTATCCGAGTTTGGCTGCAATAGGGTGAAACCGCGGATCTTCCAGGAAGTCGAGGGCCTGTTTTCGAAGGAGATGTTGCGCACTTTTAGTGGAGGGATAGCGTACGAGTACTCCCAAGAGTCTAACGATTACGGGCTTGTGGAGATCGATGTGAATAGTGGGGACGTCGCGCTGTTGGGCGATTTCAAACAGCTTCAAGAACGATTTAATCGCATTGACACGTTGGCAATTGCAAGCGAGAAACCCAGGGCCAAAAGCCCCATCTCGT from Huiozyma naganishii CBS 8797 chromosome 1, complete genome encodes:
- the RFA2 gene encoding Rfa2p (similar to Saccharomyces cerevisiae RFA2 (YNL312W); ancestral locus Anc_3.33), whose translation is MATYQSYTEYSNMQGGGFESGGDSRPGTSDSSAVRKMSTLTPVTIKQILESTQEVQDGPFVSHGQELHHISFVGVVRNITDHTSNIYVTVEDGSGQIEVRKWSDDASDMSAPDAMEDSNGNDGVGSQIAQQFTIGTYVKVYGALKEFSGKKNIQYAVIKNVESFNDVLTHHLEAIKWHAISTGKLPDPTGVSPLGDNATSAASGGNSGGXXXXXXXAEGKDVAPTQLVLDFCKQQCRGKDANSFAVPMQLISQNLNIDEETVRNVCGTLTEQGFIYPTFDDTHFFAL
- the GAS4 gene encoding 1,3-beta-glucanosyltransferase (similar to Saccharomyces cerevisiae GAS4 (YOL132W); ancestral locus Anc_3.34), whose product is MRLLNAFPQIVFVSLLARGTSGSKQSDRGVHPIETIGNHFIDSVTGEPFFIRGLAYQPGGSAEVNRDSDPLSDPELCARDIPLFQQLGVNTIRIYSLNPHLNHDKCMSMLAAAGIYLLLDVNSPMQTQHLNRYEPWTTYNEDYLSHIFQLVKQFSSYPNTLGVFAGNEVINDKKSSEKSPRYVKQVVGDLKKFVKSHCARNIPVGYSAADDLDYRVSLSKYLECTEGDDDYSVDFYGVNSYQWCGQQTMESSGYNVLADAYKDYTKPVLLSEFGCNRVKPRIFQEVEGLFSKEMLRTFSGGIAYEYSQESNDYGLVEIDVNSGDVALLGDFKQLQERFNRIDTLAIASEKPRAKSPISCSHKYQNLNIEVDVNSTLSSELIGKGVDIQQGQYVQLQESDLKSTRSVFDVDGRKWTGQSKIDVIRDLSLPGSSPMSPPRDEVKRGTGKQRNVGTVLERPALIIAGAALAGAAFLVL